TCATGGAAAGctatacagatagatagatagatagatagatagatagatagatagatagatagatagatagatagagatagagagagagagagagagagagagagagagaaatccatGAGACTAAAATCAGAGCTAAAAAGAGAAGTGGAAAATTGAAGCAATTTACCAGCACAGTGAAAAAAATTTTCCACCCAAAATTTTTTTTTAGATAATTGTGGTCAAAATGAGTGGGTACTGCGAGGTGAGAGATTGTTGCTTGAATAGGCCAGAAAAATGATGATCTTGCCTAAAATTCCCTTCTCACTCTTCTCCAtatgtctctcctctctttctcatcCCATCGAATAGAATGTTTTGGATGCAATCCCTAACAAATGTGTTTTACTGCCAGAAAGAGTGGAGGATAGGAGAGTAATTTCAAGGCAAAATGGGTTTCCTTGGTGTCTAAAGTTACAACGGATGGTATGCAGTATGCTAACTGCTATTTTGGCTTGCGAAGGATGTGCTAATTAGTTTCGATGGCACAGTTTACGTTGTCTCTTTACCAGTGAGTTTAAATCAGCCTACGAGGTACAATCCGCATCCTTGTTCCCTACAAAAGGAAACAGGTTGTTGAAAGTGAAAGCTACGCGAAAAACAGCAAGCTGTGGTAAATCATTTCTGTGCAGCCCGGGTGGAGGTGGAGGTATAGCCAAAAGGTAACGTCTATCAGTTCTAATATGCATCCCTTTGCCCAGAATAATGGAAACCACAGGAAACCGAGCCTCGGGGTGTCCGCTATTCGGAGGAAGGGGTAGTCTAAGAAAACGCACGTTCCAATTTAAGGCAAAATTGGTCTGCGGTTCTGTTCTCCAAGCGACACTGAGAATTGGGTGGGCAACCTGcgctctgctccttcccctaggcaGTGCTAATAGCCCACCACAGACAAAGCACATTCCTCACCTGATTCTGTCTGCTGTCTGGCAGCCCCCGGCGCAGGGTTGAAACGAGGCATTCATTCACACTTCTCCCAAGATTGGGTCCCTTGCCACTATCCCTCCTGATTATTGATTGTCGGTGATTTCTTTTTCCCACCCCCGTGACGAACTGGCATAATTTTGTATCTTGGAAAAAGCTTCAGACCTAGTTCTTCAGAGGTTATGTTGTTGGGTCTGGGTGAATTCTTTTGGGAACAGGTCACCCGGAGGTCATTAAACACAAGTTTTGAAGGTGTCCTACTTGAATCTTTCAGATTTGCGTAAGTGAAGGAATACACTGCTTTCCAGTGGCGTCAGTTCTGCTGGACtctcagagagggaaagggagagagaggcgcTGTCTTTGAGGAAGTGCCTATTGTCCGGCGTTTTATTCCCGTGGCTTTGTGTATCTTACTATTCCGGGGATGACCGTCTCTTCCTGGATTCCGTGGATAGATATCGCTACGAACTTTAGGACGTTTTTTCACGCCAAAAATATGCATTCGAGATTGTAAATTTCGACACCTCTAATTCTCGAGGATTCAACTTTATCGGTGCCAAAGCGTCAATTTTCCTGCGGAATCGCGTCAAGTGGAAACCATCTGGAAAGGTTACTGTGGAAACGGCAAAGGGaagtgagggaagggggaaggggcagaggagagatGCCATGACAACCTTTTCGGGTTTCCCAGGAAACCAGTGTTGCTATGGGAACTGCATCACTCGAGTCCGAATTAGTAACTTCCGCTGGAAGGGGTGTCTGCCGCTTTAATCTCCTTGTGATAGAGCGGGCGCTTATCTCAGATGCGccggaaaaaataaaaaataaaaaaaatctttgtttctcccctccccctcccctccaccccggcAGGACCCTGAAAACATATTTGATTCTAGACTTTCCAACGGGACCCCCTCAGAACTTCTTCACAGTGATTTAACGTCAGTTTAAACCCCTTAGAATGCATTAGCAGCCCAAAGAGTTAACAGTTAGTCAAACGATTAAGCTTTGAATCGAGGGAGGCGTCTTCCTCCGACGGGAGTCTCCGAGGCTGGGAACGATTCCGGGAAGGGAGATTCGATAGAGACTTTATACGGATCGAGTCTGAATCGTCTAGGCAGGGTTTCCAAATCACGGCGCTACTTTGGatttcctctgggaaactctCTGGAGGGGAGGCAACCCCGCGGCGCGCCATCCCTCTTCGAAACGGAGCCTCGTCTaagcttccctctccctgactgagAAGGATAATTTTCCTTTTCGTTATGTAGCTAAGTTGCCCTGTGCAATTTCGATTTTTCTTTCCCACCCCCTGCACGGTCCCCCTGTTTGAGATCCAGTACGTGTCCTAGCAAACAAAGCTGAGAAGACAGTAACCCAACCGTAAACGAAATAAAGGCgcttctgccccccgccccccgccaaaaaaaataaaagagaagagaaaagaaggcgAGCTGATAAAACGCAGCCCCTTAGCGCAACAGACCCCTGTTTCTCTCTGaagcggggtgggggaaggggcttgGGAAGTGGATTGTTTTCCCCTTCTTCGTAGCCTTCTCCTCTTGGATGAATGCTCTGGAAATGTTTCAAAAACGGAGCACATGCAGACCGATGGGGCACATTTCACACGGGCGCTAAACGTCAGTGAAGAGCTTTTTGATGCTGACGCAGGAGCCGTCCGTGGGGGCCGGGGCGAGGGGGTTGCCCGCTTGGCAGGGGGCtcgggggaaggggccggggttgGCCCCCTCGTCGACCACCGCGTCCTCCGACTTGCTGAGCGTGGACTCGCTGGGCGCCTTGCCCAGCTCCCCGGCCGAGGCGGAGAGAGGCTGGCAGCCGCCCACGTGCAGGTACTGggcctgctcttccccctccGTCTCCCGGTGGTAGAAGTAGTTGAAGTTAGACACGATGACGGGGACCGGCAGGGCGATGGTCAGCACGCCGGCGATGGCGCAGAGCGAGCCCACGATCTTGCCCCCGATGGTCACCGGGTGCATGTCCCCGTAGCCCACCGTCGTCATGGTGACCACGGCCCACCAGAAGGCGTCGGGGATGCTGGGGAACTGGGAATCCCGCTCGTCGGCCTCGGCGAAGTAGACGGCGCTGGAGAAGAGGATGACCccgatgaagaggaagaagatgagcaGGCCCAGCTCGCGCATGGACGCCTTGAGGGTCTGGCCCAGGATCTGCAGGCCCTTGGAGTGGCGGGACAGCTTGAAGATGCGGAAGACCCGCACCAGGCGGATGACCCGCAGGATGGCCAGCGACATGGCCTGCTGGCCGTTGCCCTGCCTCTCGGCCAGCTCGGTGCCCAGGGTGATGAAGTAGGGGATGATGGCCACCACGTCGATGAGATTCATGATGTTGCGCGAGAAGGTGGCCTTGCTGGGGCAGGCGAAGAAGCGCACCAGGAGCTCGAAGGAGAACCAGATGATGCACAGGGTCTCCACCACGAAGAAGGGGTCGGAGAagcccggcccgggcccggccgagCCGTTGCCCGCGGGGCCCGGGCTGGGGTCAgagggcggcggaggaggaggagggggaggcggagggggaggagggggaggcggggggggaggaggagggggcggcgggtaGTCCTTCTCGTCGCGGAACTCGGGCAGCGTCTCCAGGCAGAAGATGACGATGGACACGAGGATGACCAGCACGGAGACGATGGCGATGCCCCGGGCCGGTCCCGAGCTCTCCGGGTACTCGAAGAGCAGCCACACGTGGCGCTGGAAGTCTCGACGGGGCAGGGGCCGCTCCTCCTCCCGCAGGAAGCCCTCGTCCTCGCGGAACTTCTCCAGGGCCTCCTCGCCCAGCTGGTAGAAGCGGATCTCCTCGGAGAAGATGTCGATGGGCACGTTGACGGGCCTGCGCAGCCGCCCGCCCGACTGGTAGTAGTGCAGGATGGCGTCGAAGCTGGGCCGGTGGCGGTCGAAGAAGTACTCGTTGCGCAGGGGGTCGAAGTGGCCCACTCGCCGGGCCGGGTCGCCCAGCAGGGTGTCCGGAAAGTGGCCCAGGGTCTGCAGCTGCGTCTCGAACCGGAGGCCGGAGATGTTGATGACCACCCGCTCGCCGCCGCAGCCGGCCTCCGGCCCCgggcctgctcctcctcccggctCCCGCTCCGGCTCCGGGGGGGCCCGGCGGGACCCCCCCGCTCCCCCGGGCCACCGCCGTCATCCCGGCGACCGACGGGCTGGGCGACGGCGGGGACGGCGACCGGGCCCGGGGAGGCGACTGCAGGAGCCGCAGGTGCTCGTCCATCCgccggggcggaggaggaggcggacggAAGGGCGCtgcgggaagaagaagaagaagaagaagaaagaagaagaagaagaagaagcggcggcggcaggaaagaggaggagggggaggagggggaggaggggagcaggagggggaggaggaggaggaggggtccgccctcctgctcctccctcccccttcctcctcctcctcctgctgccgctTCCCGCCTGTTGCGGGAGGGACGAAGCTAGGACCGGCCCCGAACGCCCGACTCCCACACcggtcctctctcctcctcctcagaaatAATaatcgcccattcattcattccatcctatttactgagcgcttactggaggcagagcactggactaagcgcttgggaagggcaagtcggcaacctatggagacggtcccgacccaacaacgggttcacagtcttaataatgatggcatttgttaagcgctgactatgggccaagcattcattcattccatcgtatttattgagcgcttactgggggcagagcactggactaagcgcttgggaagggcaagtcggcaacctatagagacggtcccgacccaacaacaggctcacagtcttaataatgatggcatttgttaagcgctgactatggaccaagcattcattcattccatcctatttactgagcgcttactgggggcagagcactggactaagcgcttgggaaggggaagccggcaacctatggagatggtcccgacccaacaacgggttcacagtcttaataatgatggcatttgttaagcgctgactacggaccaagcattcattcattccatcgtatttactgagcgcttactgggggcagagcactggactaagcgctcgggaagggcaaatcggcaacctatggagacggtcccgacccaacaacgggctcacagtcttaataatgatggcatttgttaagcgctgactatgggccaagcattcattcattccatcgtatttattgagcgcttactgggtgcagagccctggactaagcgcttgggaagggcaagccggcaacctatggagacggtcccaacccaacaacgggttcacagtcttaataatgatggcatttgttaagcgctgactatgggccaagcattcattcattccgtcgtatttactgagcgcttactgggtgcagagcactggactaagcgctcgggaagggcaagccggcaacctatggagacggtcccgacccaacaacgggttcacagtcttaataatgatgacatttgttaagcgctgactatgggccaagcattcattcattccatcgtatttactgaacgcttactgggggcagaacactggactaagcgcttgggaagggcaagtcggcaacctatggagacggtcccgacccaacaacgggctcacagtcttaataatgaaggcatttgttaaccgctgaCTTATGGGCCAAgagttcaatcgtacttattgagcgcttactatgtgcagagcactggactaagcacttgggaagtacaagtcggcaacatatagagacggtcccgacccaacaacggactcacagtcttaataatgatggcatttgttaagcgctgactatgggccaagcactggtctcagcgctgtgggggatacgtggtgatcaggttgtcccacgtggggctcacggtcttcatccccattttatagatgaggtaattgaggctcagtgaagttaagtgatttgcccaaggtcacccggcagacaggtggaggaggtggaattagaacccacgacctctgactcccaagcccgggctctttccactaagccatgctgtttctctcataaataataatgatggtatttgttaagcgcttacgctgtgccaggcactgttctaagcgctgggtctcaggattccccccctccatccccccaggaGGGGCCAGGCGACCTCTTTCCCGCCCCCCGAGCGGGGGAGGGGTCGCCCGGGCTAGCCCCGAGCCCCCCGGAGACCGGACTCGCCCTCGGCCCCTTAGCCGttagccctccccgccccccgcccaaccCCGGGGCAGAGAGGTCCCGTCGCCCACCCACCCTTGGGCTAGccgcttaacttttccgtgcctcagttactctatctgtaaaatgggggttcagactgggagccccgcgtgggacaacctgatgacctgctaAGAATAGCAATAATCATGACGgtgtttggtaaatgcttactatgggcccagcgctgttctaagccctggggtagatacaaggtcatcaggttgccccacgtggggctcacaggcttcatccccgttttgacagatgaggcaactgaggcacagagaagttaagtggcttgcccgaggtcacacagcggacaagtggcggagcggagattagaacccacgtcctctgactccccagcctgtcttctttccattaagccacgctgcttcagtgcttagaacggtgcctggcacatagtaagcgcttaacaaatattattattattgttattattattattattattattattattatcattattattattattattacgcccatCCCCAGGCTCAGTCACCCTCAGCGGTTCCGggaaaccccccaccccctcttggAGGACCAGCCAGAcggttgccctcctggacactAACCACGGGGTCTAGGatggcccctctcccaccccaacttTTCCTTTTAGGGACACGCTCATCGTGGACCCCAAGGATTTCTCTGAATCCTTCCGGAGGCTGCAGCGGGTCGCCCCCGAGCCCAGGCTGCCGAAgagaccccctccctctcccccagacgGTCAGTAATAGAAGGGGTGGTCCTGAAGGGCAGATGCTGCATGggaacggggcgggggggggggagggtatcCCCCAGACAGAACTGCAGAGGCGGGGATCTGCTTCCCCGGCctctaattgattttaatgccagCCTCTCCCGCTAGATTGTAACTCCCAGGGGCTGGGATCCTGCCCTCTCAAagcacagggctgtgcacacagtaggataccactgatggatcgactgaATGATTGGGGTCGAGCAGGATGGCTCTGGGGAGGAGCGGGGGGCTGCAGAGTTGGTGGGGGGGAACAGCAGAAACGGCCTACAAAAGCTTTCGCGCCATCCGTGGGAGGGAAGACGTGTCTAACTGCCTGTAGCTCTCTCCGTGGCATCTCTTTCCCAGGCCGGAGGGGCGTCGACTGGAAAAATGCACTTACCGGAGGCTGGGGACATTAAACCAATCCTtccagaggagatggaggatgaATTATGCATGGGTCCCATTAAAGGCACCAACGGGTGAAGACTCTCAGCTCCCAACTCCCCCTCCCACAAAAAAAAAGTTAGCCAGAACAGAGGCTGAATCCTAAAATATGTCTACTCTTCCTGCACCCctgctcccctccgcccccctctcctctccctcccctctgccatctTCTCCCGTTAAACTGAAGTCACCGGGCATGGACTTGTTTTCCAATCAGTGCAGGTTCCAGGACAGTAAATTTCGTTTTTCCTCCTTGATCTTTCCCTTTTCATCAAGGTCAAGCGTGATTCatacgcttctagactgtgagcccactgttgggtagggactgtctctatgtgttgccaacttgtacttcccaagtgcttagtacagtgctctgcacacagtaagcgctcaataaatacgattgattgattgattgattgattcatacacaGAGACGCATTCTTAGTGTACTGCAAAGTGTGTGGGAAACGCGTCCAGCTCCCCAAGAAACTAATCAGTGCCCTTTATACCCCGGAAGTTTTGGAAGGTTTGCTCCCAAATCGTCCCTGTTGAATTTCAAATTCTTCATGGATTGTTTCTCTATTTCGTGAAGTCACTGAAAATTGGATGGGTAGAGGTCAGCCAACCCAATTTAGCGTTATCTGCAAAGGGTGAATGCGTTCTTTATTCCATCATGCAAGACACTGATAAAAATAGGAAGTAATGCTAGACCAGAGACTGAGCCCAATAGAACAAGACTAGATACATCCCCATGGGCTGAAGGTAAGTGGTGAATCATGTTTCTTGGAGGATACATTTGTGCAGTTTTACCAGCTGATCTAGAAAGGCAAAAGATCACTATTAGCCAGTCAAACCAAATCAACcactcttatattcattcattcattcattcaatcgtatttattgagtgcttactgtgtgcagagcactgtactaagcgcttgggaagtacaagttggcaacatatagaatcggtccctacccaacagcaggctcacagtctagaaggg
The sequence above is a segment of the Tachyglossus aculeatus isolate mTacAcu1 chromosome 7, mTacAcu1.pri, whole genome shotgun sequence genome. Coding sequences within it:
- the LOC119930425 gene encoding potassium voltage-gated channel subfamily A member 3-like; protein product: MPAFCVCPFAIRNHRLLSTLGVVSLWYQPLRLKQKKTKTISVMGKEEIQESHVIFQTSVSFLFLFDFLFRQVEYLTLRSGPDLGPRLQQHRLDCCLLNIPGPGKLNRALAPPYTLGLLILKNNGWDSRLSCDSGIKDERGIIEDKPVLFFQASLRAPLKLAIENTPIVYFILSPPFDCKLLELKKQTSLNHFVDVKKGFHLHGYFFLFDKQKTTPGKSMQAKTLCFLFTSRGLVRSWAGIKIFPIGRSAVTSRNRETIHEEFEIQQGRFGSKPSKTSGSTPLRPGKEMPRRELQAVRHVFPPTDGAKAFVGRFCCSPPPTLQPPAPPQSHPARPQSFSRSISAPFRPPPPPPRRMDEHLRLLQSPPRARSPSPPSPSPSVAGMTAPEREPGGGAGPGPEAGCGGERVVINISGLRFETQLQTLGHFPDTLLGDPARRVGHFDPLRNEYFFDRHRPSFDAILHYYQSGGRLRRPVNVPIDIFSEEIRFYQLGEEALEKFREDEGFLREEERPLPRRDFQRHVWLLFEYPESSGPARGIAIVSVLVILVSIVIFCLETLPEFRDEKDYPPPPPPPPPPPPPPPPPPPPPPPPPSDPSPGPAGNGSAGPGPGFSDPFFVVETLCIIWFSFELLVRFFACPSKATFSRNIMNLIDVVAIIPYFITLGTELAERQGNGQQAMSLAILRVIRLVRVFRIFKLSRHSKGLQILGQTLKASMRELGLLIFFLFIGVILFSSAVYFAEADERDSQFPSIPDAFWWAVVTMTTVGYGDMHPVTIGGKIVGSLCAIAGVLTIALPVPVIVSNFNYFYHRETEGEEQAQYLHVGGCQPLSASAGELGKAPSESTLSKSEDAVVDEGANPGPFPRAPCQAGNPLAPAPTDGSCVSIKKLFTDV